In Oscillatoria sp. FACHB-1407, the sequence TGGCAACGATCGCCTCAACGGAGGAGATGGTCGCGATCGCCTGTTGGGGGGCAACGGCAATGATGTACTCAGAGGTGAAGCCGGGAGTGATGTATTGCTGGGAGGTCGTGGCAGAGATACTTTTGTGCTGGAGCGTGGCACAGGGCGAGATATTCTGCGAGATTTTCGCGATCGCCAGGATAAGTTGGGGCTGTTGCCGGGTATGACCTTTGCCGATTTAGAAATTAACCAACGGGGTAACCGCACGTTGATCAGCCTGGATAACGATCTGCTAGCGGTTCTAGTGGGGGTGAGAGCTAACCAAATCACTGGAGCTGACTTTGTTTCGCTGAGTTAATTCAACTCTTTTGGCGCAGCTTCATCATGTAATTGGTGTGACAAAGGCTCAATGTTTCCCAGCGTTGGGTAATTTAACGTCAGTTCGGTTTAAGAGCCTGGTGAATGAATTTGCGGCTACTAGAGCGAAGTCCACCGACGCGGACTCCGGAAAATGCAGGATTTGACGAACCGACGCAGGTCGGCTTTGCTCCTGTAGCGGCGGGTTTAACCGCCGAAATCCCTGTCCCGAATTCACGTTAATTTAGGGGCTGAAAGGACGTGGGTAGAGGGAGTAGCCTTATAGAGAGTGAAGGGGGAAGGCTAACTAAATGCGGCTGCGTCAAGGGATACTGTTCCTGTTGCTTATCGTGCCAGGGATTTTCTGCTTTCTGTTTTGTATGGATTATGCCTTACGGGATTGGGTAGTCCTGCAAGAGGCGTACGCCAATTTTGCGCGAGTTGCCGATACGTCTGGTGATGTAGGTACTCTGTTTGTCGCGGAGGCAAGACAAAACATTCACCGCATCAATTTGTTTGCTGATGTGGTGTGGGCATTATTGGGTGCGATCGTCGCAGCCATTGGAATTCATGGAATGTGTGTCATTACCCCCCGGCAGAGGTAACGAGCCACTGCCTTACTTCCGGCGTTCTTGCAATTTGCGGTAGACATCGCGGATATCAACGTTGTGATGTGCCAGGGCAACGAGGGTGTGATAAAACAGGTCGGCAACTTCTCCCGCGATCGCCTCTGGGTCATCGTCTTTACAAGCCATCACGACTTCGGCAGCTTCTTCGCCAATCTTTTTCAGAATTTTGTTGTCTCCTCCAGCCAGGAGTTTGCAGGTGTAGGAGTCGGGGGTGGGGTTGTCACGACGATCGCGAATCACAGCGGCGAGTTGCGACAGGGTATCAGCAGGGGGTGGGGCGATCGCATGATCGATCTGGTGAAAACAACTGCGTTCTCCAGTGTGGCAGGCGATGTCACCGATTTGTTCGACGCCGATGAGCAGCGCATCACTGTCACAGTCATACCGCAGCGATCGCACCTGTTGCAGATGCCCAGATGTGGCTCCTTTGTGCCACAGTTCACCACGCGATCGGCTCCAAAACCAGGTTTCTCCAGTATCCAGCGTCTTTTGCAAGGATTCACGATTCATCCACGCCATCATCAACACCGTGCCATCTAGATAGTCCTGCACGATCGCGGGCACCAAACCCTGTTCGTTGTAGGCAATTTCATTAACGGGGATGGCGGGATTGGTCAAGACAGATGGATTGGCTGACATAGGTCGAAATGGCTGAAACGTCCGGATTGTGAATAATGATTGCGAAGGTTGAGTTAGCGAGGACAGATAAATCGCTAGATCTAGCGTAATCCGAATCGGGGACACTGCCTCAATACGAGAGCCGTTTTGTGAGGAATGGGTTGTGAAAAAAGTGGCACGGTATGTCTCGGCAGGATTAGTGCTTACTCCCACGATGAGTGATGCTGCGATCGCACAGGTCAACTCCCCAGGTTCAACAGAGTCTCCTGATACGGCGATCGCCACGCCACAGGCACGCATCACGGTCACCCCTGAGAACACAGCCATTCTGCGGCAACCCGCGATGCAAGTTTCTCAACCTGAACTGGTCGCCCAGATTCCGGTGCAAAAGCCAGAGACAGAAACCACAGGCACCGCAGCAGATTTGCGGATTTCTCCTCGTATCGGCATCGGGCACAACAGTTCGGGAGGGGGGTATGACGGCACAACTCGGTTTGAGGGGTTTTTGCCGTTGTTTCAAACCAGCGGTCGTGATATTGCCTTCTTAGAAGGACGGTTTTTGCTCGACAACGATGCCAATGTTGGGGGCAATCTGTTGTTAGGCTACCGCGCCTACAGTCCCAGCGCACGACGCACTTTTGGCGGTTATATTGCCTACGATAACCGCGACACTGATGAGAATACGTTTAACCAACTGGGAGTTGGGTTTGAGAGCCTGGGGGATCTGTGGGATTTTCGGGTGAATGGTTACCTGCCTATTGGCGATCGCCAACAGGAGGTCGGTACTCGCCAGCTTTTGAATACGTTCTTTCAGGAGCGATCGCTGATCTTGCAGGAACGTAGCCTATTTGAAGCGGCAGTGGGCGGTGTGGATGTGGAAGCCGGGGCGAAATTGGCAGAACTCGGCAATGACGGTGATTTACGGGGCTATGGCGGTCTGTATTGGTACGACGCACCCGGTAGCCCCAGCGGCGTGGGTTGGCGGTTGCGCTTAGAGGCTCGCCCAACGGACAGTTTGAACGTGGGCTTAGGCGTGCAAGGAGATGAGTTATTTGGCACGAATATTCTGTTTCGCGTTGGGTTAACATTTCCTGGTCGTCGTCCTCGCCGGGTGATTGCCCCTGAAAATACCGTTGTGGCGCGTTTAGGGGAAACGGTGGAACGCAACCCCGTGATCGTTGTGGATACGCAGGAAACCATCAGCGATACGGTGGCAACCAATCCAACTACAGGAGAACCCTACGTCTTTCAGCATGTCAACTTAGGTAGAGCGGGAGGCAATGGCACCTTTGAGAATCCCTTTGGCACGATTCAGCCTGCATTAGATGCCACTCAATCCGATGGTAATGCGATCGTTTACGTGCGACCGGGCAGCAATCCCGGTAATCCTGGTTTTGTGATTCCCGATGAAGTGCAAGTGTTGTCTAACGCTCCAGTGCAGCGGCTTAATACCCGTGAGTATGGCGTCGTGCGGTTGCCCCTTTCAGGCGCGGGAGTGCGTCCACGTATTACTGATAGTGTGGTGATGGGCAGCAATACCACCCTGTCAGGGTTTGACATTACAGGACGCACCGGAGCAGGTGTAATCGCCGATACGGTGAGCAATGCGGTCATTCGAGACAATCGCATCACTAGTGCCGAAATTGCCGCCGTACAACTGGAAGACACGGGGGGCACGATTACCCTCGATCGCAACCGCATTGTAGGCAACACCGTTCCAGTGTTGTTGGGAACGAATATCAATCAGGTCAACGTCACCAACAGCACCCTGACCAGCACCAACTCCACCACTAATGGCATCACGCTCACTGACGTGACAGGAGCCGTCAACATGACGGATAGTGCAATTCGCATTACGACCCCTAGCGATGCAGGGATTGCGATTCGCAATGCGACTGCCCCGGTGACGATCGCCGCTGAACCGGGGCAGATTACCAATGCTGGAGCCGCAGGCATCGTTTTAGAAAACAGCACTGGCGCGATCGCCATTTCTGGCTTCAACATTAGCAGCCTTGGAGGGGCGGGCATTCGCGCCAGTACGATTGCCAATGCCACTCTGGACAACAACACAATTACGACCTCTACAGATGCAGGCATCTTTTTAGAAAACACCACAGGCACTATTACCGTCACCGATAGCACTGTGACTGCCAACACCGTTCCGGCATTAGTGGGCAACACGATCGCCAATCTGCAAGTGAGGGATAGTCGCCTGAACAGCACCAACTCCGCCAGCGATGGGATCACCCTCAACGGAGTCAGCGGCACCGCAACAATCCAGGACAGTGCGATCGCAATTACAACTCCCGCAGCGAACGGCATTGCCCTGACCAATGTCACTGGATCAGCGGCGATCGCTGCATCACCCGGTACGATTACCAATCCGGCAAATGCTGGAGTGTTGATTCAAACCAGTCCCGGTCGGGTCAGTGTTTCTAATCTGCAAATCACTGGAGCAGGCAGCGATGGCATTACAGGCGACACCATCGGAACGGTGACGTTGAATAACAATGCGATCGCCAACTCTACTAACAATGGGGTTGCGCTGAGCAATATCACCGGATCTGCAACCGTGAACGGTAACACCATTACCACCACAGGGCAAAGCGGCATTACTATCACCAATGCCACGAACACCAGCGTGAATGAAAATACGATTGAGGCAGCGATCGTTGATGGAATTGCGCTCAACAATGTCACTGGAACGGCAACCGTGAACAGTAATACCCTCACCAGCACTGGGCAAAACGGCATTCTACTGAACAACACAACGGGGCAAGTTAATCTGACCGCATCCGGCAACCAGATCTCGATCCCCGGTGCAAGCGGCATCAATGTAGACCTGTCGGGTGACGCAGGAGGGACGGCTACCATCACCAACAACTCCATCACCAACGCTGCTCAACAGGGAATTGCACTCAACGTCACCTCGAATGGGACAACTTTTCGTCCTCTGGTAGAATCCAACGTTGTTACAGGTAGCGGGGATGCCGGTGTGACACTGGCAGCCAATGGGACAACTCAAATTGCGGCGGGAGTCCGGCTCAACCAGTTCGATCGCAATAACTTGAGCGGCACTGCACCAGCAGGCGTCAACATTGTTAATAATGCTTCTCCTAATTTATGTGTGCAACTGCGCGACAACACCAGCAGCAACACGACTGAAGGCTTTAACTTGCAGCAAAACTTAGGTGATCCTCAAACATTTGACGCGGAGATTGGCGCAAACAACGTCGGCACATTGACGACGAGTGGAACGGTTGTAAACTCGGTTGCTCAAGGAACTTGCGGATTTTAGCCAGTAAGAACTATCAATTTAATAACATCTTAATAACATCGAGTTTTTCTTAATTAGAAAATTTAAGTGAAATATTGCTGTGGGAATTTTGGGAGTTGTTATAATTCACCGCATATTTTGGTTTGGTTGATGAATTTGTGAGATGGGCGATCGCAAACTAACTCAGCCAACAGTCCAAGTGAGGAAGCTATGACCGCAGATATTCCCAATGATTCTGAGCAGTTTGCTCGCTTTTCAATGACCCAATCTCTAGGGCGATTTAGCTTTCTCTGGCTGATTACCCTTGGGATCTATGGGTTACATTGGCATTACATGAATTGGCGAGCCTTCGGGTTCGGAAAGTTTAGTTCAGGGTTTTTTGCCCTCTTTAGTGGGTTTGCAATTTATGGGTTGGCTAGACGTATTTTTCAGTTAGCCACTGGGCAGGGAATGACCGTTGGAGTTGATCCAGCCATCCTTTTGTTTGCTTGTGTGTTAGGAGGAATTCTGAGCAATCGAACCCCTGGATTTTGGTTTATTTTGGGGTTGCCGCTCATTCTGATTCCAACGCTATACCTTCAGCAGTTCCTTAATACCTATTGGTCAAAAGTAAAACCTGATCGTCCACAAAGACCCCTCTTTTCTGGAGGTTTTTTTGTCTGGACGATTGTAGGAGTTATTCTCTGGGGTTTAACGATTGTAGGAATTCTTATGGAGATGGGTCTGATTCAAGAAGGGTAAGAACTTCATGGAAAAGAAGCTGTTGCCCTGGCGAGGGTGCGACAGCTTGATCCATTTCAGTCACGTAATGATTTTTGCAGCAGTGGTTGCAGCGATCGCCACAGGTAAAGCTACACGGCTACCTGCACCAGAGGAGCACGTCTGGCTAAGTCAAACTTGTAACCATTGGGCAAAATGTGCAACTTGGCACCACAAATTGCCAGGTTCTCATCCCGCAGCAAATCCTCAACGTTTGTGTGGGTAATGTTTGCCACGTCAATGACGGTTACCGCCCCACTACCAATCACCTCTAACTCCGCTCCATTGATGGCGATCGCTGTATCTTCGTCGATACCAAATCCCAAAATGGCGGGTTGCTGTGCCAGCGCGGAAATTAATCGTCCCAATCGCCCCCGTTGGGCAAAGTGTTGGTCAATCACAACCCCCGGCAAAAATCCCATCCCTGGACCCATCTTCACCACTTCCATGCGGGGATTGGTTTCTGACTCGCCTTCAACAATCATCACATCGGGCATCATGGCTGCCCCTGCACTGGTTCCAGCAATAACAATGCCCTGCTGAAACCGTTCGTGTAATTTGGCATCCAGTTCTGTGTCTTTGAGGCAGTCGGTAATGCGGGCTTGGTTGCCTCCTGTAAAGAATACGCCTGTTGCCTGCTCGATCTTAGCGATCGCCTCTGGATTGCTCGCATCATCGCGCCGTTCAGTGTCAACTACTTTCACATTTTCGACGCCCAAGCGTTCAAACACACGAATGTAATCAGAGCCTACCTGTCCGGGTAAACCTGTCGCTACGGTCATGACAACAATCTGCGCTTGCAAGCCTCCCGCTCGGCGTACAAACTCACGTAAAACTTTGCATTCCCCTTCTCGGTCTTCTGCACCGCCAATAATCACTAACTGACCGTGAGACTCGTCTAAAGCTACCATATCAAGTTCTGTATTTAATGTTATTCCACTCAAACACAGCAACCCATAAGGCTTAAACGTCCGTTAGACAGATTTGGTAGGAATATGAGAGAAGAAGCAGTGGAAGCGTAGGGAGTGGGGAATAGGG encodes:
- the hisIE gene encoding bifunctional phosphoribosyl-AMP cyclohydrolase/phosphoribosyl-ATP diphosphatase HisIE encodes the protein MSANPSVLTNPAIPVNEIAYNEQGLVPAIVQDYLDGTVLMMAWMNRESLQKTLDTGETWFWSRSRGELWHKGATSGHLQQVRSLRYDCDSDALLIGVEQIGDIACHTGERSCFHQIDHAIAPPPADTLSQLAAVIRDRRDNPTPDSYTCKLLAGGDNKILKKIGEEAAEVVMACKDDDPEAIAGEVADLFYHTLVALAHHNVDIRDVYRKLQERRK
- a CDS encoding right-handed parallel beta-helix repeat-containing protein gives rise to the protein MKKVARYVSAGLVLTPTMSDAAIAQVNSPGSTESPDTAIATPQARITVTPENTAILRQPAMQVSQPELVAQIPVQKPETETTGTAADLRISPRIGIGHNSSGGGYDGTTRFEGFLPLFQTSGRDIAFLEGRFLLDNDANVGGNLLLGYRAYSPSARRTFGGYIAYDNRDTDENTFNQLGVGFESLGDLWDFRVNGYLPIGDRQQEVGTRQLLNTFFQERSLILQERSLFEAAVGGVDVEAGAKLAELGNDGDLRGYGGLYWYDAPGSPSGVGWRLRLEARPTDSLNVGLGVQGDELFGTNILFRVGLTFPGRRPRRVIAPENTVVARLGETVERNPVIVVDTQETISDTVATNPTTGEPYVFQHVNLGRAGGNGTFENPFGTIQPALDATQSDGNAIVYVRPGSNPGNPGFVIPDEVQVLSNAPVQRLNTREYGVVRLPLSGAGVRPRITDSVVMGSNTTLSGFDITGRTGAGVIADTVSNAVIRDNRITSAEIAAVQLEDTGGTITLDRNRIVGNTVPVLLGTNINQVNVTNSTLTSTNSTTNGITLTDVTGAVNMTDSAIRITTPSDAGIAIRNATAPVTIAAEPGQITNAGAAGIVLENSTGAIAISGFNISSLGGAGIRASTIANATLDNNTITTSTDAGIFLENTTGTITVTDSTVTANTVPALVGNTIANLQVRDSRLNSTNSASDGITLNGVSGTATIQDSAIAITTPAANGIALTNVTGSAAIAASPGTITNPANAGVLIQTSPGRVSVSNLQITGAGSDGITGDTIGTVTLNNNAIANSTNNGVALSNITGSATVNGNTITTTGQSGITITNATNTSVNENTIEAAIVDGIALNNVTGTATVNSNTLTSTGQNGILLNNTTGQVNLTASGNQISIPGASGINVDLSGDAGGTATITNNSITNAAQQGIALNVTSNGTTFRPLVESNVVTGSGDAGVTLAANGTTQIAAGVRLNQFDRNNLSGTAPAGVNIVNNASPNLCVQLRDNTSSNTTEGFNLQQNLGDPQTFDAEIGANNVGTLTTSGTVVNSVAQGTCGF
- a CDS encoding cyanophycinase; amino-acid sequence: MVALDESHGQLVIIGGAEDREGECKVLREFVRRAGGLQAQIVVMTVATGLPGQVGSDYIRVFERLGVENVKVVDTERRDDASNPEAIAKIEQATGVFFTGGNQARITDCLKDTELDAKLHERFQQGIVIAGTSAGAAMMPDVMIVEGESETNPRMEVVKMGPGMGFLPGVVIDQHFAQRGRLGRLISALAQQPAILGFGIDEDTAIAINGAELEVIGSGAVTVIDVANITHTNVEDLLRDENLAICGAKLHILPNGYKFDLARRAPLVQVAV